The Hordeum vulgare subsp. vulgare chromosome 7H, MorexV3_pseudomolecules_assembly, whole genome shotgun sequence DNA window CTCCTGCGGCTCAGCTCACTTTCACGCACTTCCTGGACAGCTCCCTCCCACTCTCCAGCTCGCCGCTCACGATGAACCCACAGGCTCACCACCACCTGCCGCTGCCGTCTGggcctggccgccgcccctccactGCCGCGGCGGCGGAGGTGGAGATGGACCCGCGCGTGTGGCGCCGCCTGCCGCAGCCGCTGCTGGACCGCGTGCTGGCGTGCCTCCCGACACCGTCCTTCCTCCGCGCCCGCGCCGTCTGCCGCCGCTTCTAccacctcctcttctcctccccgTTCCTCCACTCCCACCTGCTCCACTCCCCGCACCTCCCCTTCTTCGCCTTCGCCGTCCCCtccgccggccacctcctgctcctagacCCCACCCCCCAGCCTCAGGGGCCCTCCTGGTTCCTCCTCCCGCTCCCGATCCCCGCTCCGGCCGCGGGGTTCTCGCCGGCCGCCGCTTCCGCTGGCCTGCTGGCGTTCCTCTCCGACGCATCTGGCCATAAGACGCTGCTCCTCGCCAACCCCATCacgcgcctcctcgccgcgctgcCGCTCGGCCCCACGCAGCGCCTCTCCCCCACCGTCGGCCTGGCCGCGGGGTCGACGTCCATCATCGCCGTCGTGGCCGGCGACGACCTCGTGTCCCCTTTCGCCGTCAAGAATATCTCCGTCGACACCTTCGTCGCCGACGCCGCCTCCGTCCCCTCCCCCGGCTTCTGGACCCCTAGCTCCCTCCTGCCACGCCTGTCCTCCCTCGATCCGCGCGCCGGCATGGCCTTCGTCGCCGGAAGGTACTATCACTCTCTCTGTCCCTCGCACATACGCATAAGTGGAAAGGGGTTCTTGTACATcaaattccccccccccccccccccatacgATCCAAGAATGGACGTGCAAATTTCTGATTGTGCGCCGCTGATCTGTGTCCTTTGAAGGTTCTACTGCATGAGCTCGTCGCCGTTCGCGGTTCTCGTCTTCGACGTGGCGGGGAACGCCTGGAGCAAGGTGCAGCCGCCGATGAGGCGGTTCCTGCGGTCGCCGGCGCTGGT harbors:
- the LOC123409177 gene encoding protein ABERRANT PANICLE ORGANIZATION 1, which produces MNPQAHHHLPLPSGPGRRPSTAAAAEVEMDPRVWRRLPQPLLDRVLACLPTPSFLRARAVCRRFYHLLFSSPFLHSHLLHSPHLPFFAFAVPSAGHLLLLDPTPQPQGPSWFLLPLPIPAPAAGFSPAAASAGLLAFLSDASGHKTLLLANPITRLLAALPLGPTQRLSPTVGLAAGSTSIIAVVAGDDLVSPFAVKNISVDTFVADAASVPSPGFWTPSSLLPRLSSLDPRAGMAFVAGRFYCMSSSPFAVLVFDVAGNAWSKVQPPMRRFLRSPALVELGGGREGPGSARVGLVASVEKSRLNVPRSVRVWTLRGRGASGGGGGAWSEVARMPQDVHAQFAVAEGGRGFECAAHGDFIVLAPRSGPAAVPVPTTVLVFDSRRDEWRWAPPCPYVGHGLAAVVAGGGTGFRVLAYEPRLATPAIGLLDATTPVALHGMHG